The sequence below is a genomic window from Candidatus Methylomirabilis sp..
CCTCCGGGCCTCGGCTACGGCCTGGATGAACTGGTCGTGGACGTCGTCCAGCACGCTCTGGAGGATGCGCCGCTCCTCGGGAGTGAGCTCGCGGGTCGCGGAGGCCAAGTCCTTGTAGGCCCCGCTCTTGATCACCACGGATCGGATGCCGATCTTCTGGAGCAACTCCCCGAAGTTCGGGATCTGCATGATGACGCCGATGCTCCCCGTGATGGTGCCGGGGTTCGCCAGGATGCGGTCGGCCGCGCTCGCCACGTAGTACCCGCCCGAGGCGGCCAGGGAGCCCATGGAGACCACGACCGGCTTGCCGTGCACGCGCCGGACTTTGAGGAGTTCCTCGTAGATCTCCTGGGACGCGGCGACCCCGCCCCCGGGGCTCTCGATCCGGATGAGAAAGGCGCGGACCGTCGGGTTCTGCAGGTGCCGTTCCAGCTGCTGGACGGTCTCCTTGGAGTCCAGGATGACCCCGTCGATTTCCACCAGGGCGACCTTGGGCCCTCCGAAGGTTTCCCGGATGCCCGTGAGGTAGGCGAGAGCGAAGACGGCGGCAAAGAAGAGGACGCCCGCACCGCCCACGATCGCCAACGCCCGGAGCACCGACCGTCGCGCCATGCCCCCCGCTCCGCCCCGCCCTATCGCTGGCGGAACTCCTCCTCGTCTCCCTCCGCCGCGGCCCGGGCTTCGCGGTAG
It includes:
- the sppA gene encoding signal peptide peptidase SppA, which translates into the protein MARRSVLRALAIVGGAGVLFFAAVFALAYLTGIRETFGGPKVALVEIDGVILDSKETVQQLERHLQNPTVRAFLIRIESPGGGVAASQEIYEELLKVRRVHGKPVVVSMGSLAASGGYYVASAADRILANPGTITGSIGVIMQIPNFGELLQKIGIRSVVIKSGAYKDLASATRELTPEERRILQSVLDDVHDQFIQAVAEARRLERGRVEQLADGRIFSGRQAQELGLVDELGDLQDALTRAGALAGIPGRPAVTQIEKPRFSLLRLLTGWQFAEPWGLAGPSSSLTLAYLFHLP